The proteins below come from a single Caulobacter segnis ATCC 21756 genomic window:
- a CDS encoding LysR family transcriptional regulator, with protein sequence MIGGITVFVAVAQTGSYAGAAERMGLTRSGVGKAVARLEHRMGRRLFDRTSRALKLTDEGRAFVDEVVPLLERLHVAAAPSRPDEIRGRLRVSSDSAFGAFLLAPSLPQLVARHPRLKVDLVIRDRVDNLLADGFDVAVRFGEPEHPGLVKQPVLESRLITCASRIYLSGRDAPTSPQALLGGHVCVNMIDDASRRPHGWDFLRADGAEHTIAPDCNVTINDASSLLSAARAGFGVVRLLDFMVEAELRSGTLVEILPEWNERRRRAYVYAPAQSHASPSLIAFTEFVRSMARDKTNA encoded by the coding sequence ATGATCGGCGGCATCACGGTGTTCGTCGCGGTGGCGCAGACTGGATCCTACGCCGGCGCGGCTGAACGTATGGGCTTGACCCGCTCGGGGGTTGGCAAGGCGGTCGCCCGCCTCGAGCATCGAATGGGCAGGCGGCTTTTCGACAGGACAAGCCGCGCGCTCAAGCTGACCGATGAAGGCAGAGCCTTCGTTGACGAGGTCGTGCCTTTGCTCGAGCGGCTGCACGTGGCGGCCGCGCCCTCGCGCCCCGATGAAATCCGCGGACGCCTTCGCGTAAGCTCCGACTCCGCCTTCGGCGCATTCCTGCTGGCCCCGTCTCTGCCTCAGCTGGTCGCCCGCCACCCCAGGCTCAAGGTCGATCTCGTCATTCGCGACCGGGTGGACAACCTCCTCGCCGACGGCTTCGACGTCGCGGTCCGATTTGGAGAGCCGGAACACCCAGGGCTCGTCAAACAGCCGGTGCTGGAAAGCCGCCTCATCACCTGCGCCAGCCGGATCTACCTCTCGGGCCGGGACGCGCCGACCAGCCCCCAAGCCCTGCTCGGCGGGCACGTCTGCGTGAACATGATCGACGACGCCTCGAGGAGGCCTCATGGCTGGGACTTTCTCAGAGCCGATGGCGCCGAGCACACGATCGCGCCCGACTGCAATGTGACCATCAACGACGCCTCGTCCCTGCTAAGCGCCGCGCGCGCGGGCTTCGGCGTGGTGCGGCTTCTCGACTTCATGGTCGAGGCGGAATTGCGCAGCGGAACGCTGGTCGAAATCCTCCCCGAATGGAATGAGCGGCGCCGGCGCGCCTATGTCTACGCGCCGGCCCAGTCGCACGCCTCGCCAAGTCTTATCGCCTTCACCGAATTCGTCCGCTCCATGGCGCGGGACAAGACGAACGCTTGA
- a CDS encoding TetR/AcrR family transcriptional regulator produces MDAIFEATLQVLVAEGPEHLTTTRVAERAGVSVGTMYQYFPHKQGLLYALNERYLLALAERVEAQALACHGAPIAKMVESIVKTYWAAKMERPEVTRALYRSVVELDNDALIEAFARRVDTATEAMLTTAPDAKFADPRTVNLTLLTTIFGAVRNVFERDLPASEAHAVQHQLILMCVAYLTAIKS; encoded by the coding sequence TTGGACGCGATTTTCGAGGCGACCCTTCAGGTTTTGGTGGCCGAGGGACCCGAGCACCTGACCACCACGCGCGTGGCCGAGCGCGCCGGCGTCTCCGTCGGCACCATGTACCAATACTTCCCGCACAAGCAGGGGCTGCTCTATGCTTTGAACGAGCGGTACCTCTTGGCCTTGGCCGAGCGGGTCGAGGCCCAAGCGCTGGCGTGTCATGGCGCTCCGATCGCCAAGATGGTCGAGTCGATCGTGAAAACTTACTGGGCCGCCAAGATGGAGCGACCCGAAGTCACCCGGGCGCTCTACCGCTCCGTGGTGGAGCTGGACAATGACGCCTTGATCGAGGCCTTCGCGCGGCGGGTTGATACGGCGACCGAGGCGATGTTGACCACCGCTCCGGACGCCAAGTTCGCCGATCCGCGGACCGTGAACCTCACGCTCCTGACCACGATTTTCGGGGCCGTGCGCAATGTGTTCGAGCGTGATCTTCCCGCTTCCGAAGCCCACGCGGTGCAACACCAGTTGATCCTCATGTGCGTGGCCTATCTGACCGCCATCAAATCATGA
- a CDS encoding SDR family NAD(P)-dependent oxidoreductase, with amino-acid sequence MTDANVINEVEGKTAIITGAASGIGRATAELFIERGAKVVAVDLDESVNDLASDRLLPIVADVTSDGAAEQAVTSAVERFGQLDILVNNAGYINYQSVIETSREEWEKVMAINATGYFLFSREAVKAMLPNKRGAIVNIASYASYFAFRDIAPYAASKGAVAQLTRALALEVAPQGIRVNAIGAGNVITNLLNSFRDDGPEFLAEHGAQAPIGRAAQPREIAEVVAFLASDRASFAIGSIFMVDGGFSVQIQ; translated from the coding sequence ATGACTGATGCGAACGTGATCAACGAGGTCGAGGGGAAGACGGCGATCATCACGGGCGCGGCAAGCGGGATCGGCCGCGCGACCGCCGAACTGTTCATCGAACGCGGCGCCAAGGTGGTGGCGGTCGATCTCGATGAAAGCGTCAATGACTTGGCGTCGGATCGCCTGCTGCCGATCGTCGCCGACGTGACCTCGGACGGCGCGGCGGAACAGGCCGTGACGTCGGCCGTGGAGCGGTTTGGCCAGCTCGACATCCTGGTCAACAACGCTGGCTACATCAACTATCAGTCGGTGATCGAGACCAGCCGCGAGGAGTGGGAGAAGGTCATGGCGATCAACGCCACGGGCTATTTCCTCTTCTCCCGCGAGGCCGTGAAGGCGATGCTGCCCAACAAGCGGGGCGCGATCGTGAACATCGCGTCGTACGCCTCCTATTTCGCCTTTCGCGACATAGCGCCCTACGCGGCGTCAAAGGGCGCGGTCGCGCAATTGACGCGCGCTCTGGCGCTTGAGGTCGCGCCCCAGGGCATCCGCGTCAATGCGATTGGCGCGGGCAATGTGATCACCAACCTCCTCAACTCGTTCCGCGACGATGGTCCGGAATTCCTCGCCGAACATGGCGCTCAAGCGCCGATCGGTCGCGCCGCCCAGCCGCGCGAGATCGCCGAGGTCGTCGCCTTCCTAGCGTCGGATCGCGCCAGCTTCGCCATCGGCTCGATCTTCATGGTCGACGGCGGCTTCAGCGTCCAAATCCAATAA
- a CDS encoding TonB-dependent receptor, which yields MTMNRRVLACGVAATALAAASPGLAQTPPAVPAPTQTNAIDEIVVTAQRRNERLQDVPVTVTAFGAQEVQQARIREIDDVATRTPGLNFDAFPASQPRIAIRGIGSSDRGAAGDPSSAVFLDEIYLGRPAAVAFDAFDVSRIEVLKGPQGTLYGRNVVGGAVNVVTNRPVFDRLDAAGEVTAGNYKRLEGAAYANVPLLEGKAAVRASGSWRTHDGYVKNTFTGGRVEDQDTRSGRLQLAIQPREEVRFLWTVDGTRDRAKGPGQHVLDLDETDDLSAFWTVDRDRKRTAGSTDGYQNRDTWGVRGQLDWDMPFATLTYLGSYRDLDYHAFYDFDGGNPTTNFIDIAGGNDEDSHFSSHEIRLSNLPGGRVQWVAGFYKFDSKTLRKDVLTLDIGGRGTEIFDQDARLDSYAFFGDVTVPVTDKISLIGGLRYSKDKKDYRVSNTAGDSIFRAEETYDVSVSGTYDAVTYRAGVNYHPAEDQLFYAMISKGFKSGGFQDTPSSAVDAADGFEPEYATQYEIGQKAAFLNGALIWNNTIYVLKYSDLQTRRTDGLATVTDNAGKATIKGYETYLSWRPFKGVRLVASYGYTDARFDEFVPEPGENFAGNRISRTPKHKVVLSPSYDLALGDRGDLRFAVDYRYESHIFDDNSNTGPEQRPASTFVDGRIVYTPASDKLAISLWGKNLTNEVTRTYQGTFLGANFGAYAPPRTFGLTVSLKM from the coding sequence ATGACGATGAATCGCCGAGTGTTGGCGTGTGGCGTCGCGGCCACGGCCCTGGCCGCCGCGTCCCCGGGCCTCGCGCAGACGCCACCCGCCGTCCCGGCGCCGACCCAGACCAACGCTATCGACGAGATCGTGGTCACGGCGCAGCGGCGTAACGAGCGCTTGCAAGACGTCCCCGTGACGGTGACCGCTTTCGGCGCGCAGGAAGTTCAGCAGGCCCGTATTCGCGAGATCGACGACGTGGCCACGCGCACCCCGGGCCTGAACTTCGACGCCTTTCCCGCCTCCCAGCCGCGGATCGCCATCCGTGGGATCGGTTCTTCGGATCGGGGCGCGGCCGGCGATCCAAGCTCGGCCGTGTTCCTCGACGAAATCTACTTGGGGCGGCCAGCCGCCGTGGCGTTCGACGCCTTCGATGTCTCGCGCATCGAGGTCCTCAAAGGCCCGCAAGGCACGCTCTATGGTCGTAACGTCGTGGGCGGCGCGGTCAACGTCGTCACCAATCGACCCGTGTTCGATCGCCTGGACGCGGCCGGTGAAGTGACGGCCGGAAACTACAAGCGTCTCGAGGGCGCGGCCTACGCCAACGTCCCGCTCTTGGAGGGCAAGGCCGCCGTCAGGGCCAGCGGCAGCTGGCGCACCCATGACGGCTACGTCAAGAACACCTTCACGGGCGGCCGCGTCGAGGATCAGGACACCCGTAGCGGTCGTCTGCAATTGGCGATCCAGCCACGCGAGGAGGTCCGGTTCCTGTGGACCGTGGACGGGACGCGTGATCGCGCCAAAGGGCCAGGTCAGCACGTTCTCGACCTGGATGAGACCGATGACCTATCGGCTTTTTGGACGGTGGATCGCGACCGCAAGCGTACGGCCGGGTCGACCGACGGCTACCAGAACCGCGACACCTGGGGCGTCCGGGGCCAGCTCGACTGGGATATGCCGTTCGCGACCCTGACCTATCTCGGATCCTACCGGGATCTGGATTACCACGCCTTCTACGATTTCGACGGCGGCAATCCGACGACCAACTTCATCGACATCGCCGGCGGCAATGACGAGGACAGCCATTTCTCCAGCCATGAGATCAGGCTGAGCAACTTGCCCGGCGGTCGTGTTCAGTGGGTCGCCGGCTTCTACAAGTTCGACAGCAAGACCCTTCGCAAGGATGTGCTGACGCTCGATATCGGGGGGAGGGGCACGGAGATCTTCGACCAAGACGCCCGGCTCGACAGCTACGCCTTCTTCGGGGATGTCACCGTCCCGGTCACCGACAAGATCTCGTTGATCGGCGGTCTGCGCTATTCCAAGGACAAGAAGGACTACCGCGTCTCCAACACTGCGGGTGACTCGATCTTCCGCGCCGAGGAAACCTACGATGTCAGTGTCTCGGGAACCTACGACGCCGTGACCTATCGCGCCGGGGTAAACTATCACCCGGCCGAGGACCAACTCTTCTACGCAATGATCTCGAAGGGCTTCAAGAGCGGCGGCTTCCAGGACACGCCCAGTTCGGCCGTCGACGCGGCCGACGGCTTCGAGCCCGAGTACGCCACCCAGTACGAAATTGGCCAGAAGGCCGCTTTCCTGAACGGCGCCCTGATCTGGAACAATACGATCTATGTCCTGAAATATAGCGATCTTCAGACGCGGCGAACCGATGGTCTGGCCACCGTCACTGACAACGCCGGCAAGGCGACCATCAAGGGCTATGAGACCTACCTTAGCTGGCGGCCGTTCAAGGGCGTGCGATTGGTGGCCAGCTACGGCTACACCGACGCGCGGTTCGACGAATTTGTCCCCGAGCCCGGCGAGAACTTCGCGGGTAATCGCATCTCGCGCACGCCCAAGCACAAGGTGGTGCTGTCGCCATCCTACGATCTTGCTCTGGGCGATCGCGGCGACCTGCGGTTCGCCGTCGACTACCGCTACGAGAGCCACATCTTCGACGACAACTCCAACACCGGCCCCGAGCAGCGCCCGGCGTCGACCTTCGTCGACGGCCGGATCGTCTACACCCCAGCCTCCGACAAGCTGGCCATTTCGCTCTGGGGCAAGAACCTGACCAACGAGGTGACGCGCACTTATCAAGGCACGTTCCTCGGGGCCAACTTCGGCGCTTATGCGCCACCTCGAACCTTCGGGCTCACCGTGAGCCTGAAGATGTAG
- a CDS encoding glycerate kinase type-2 family protein, with product MFDAALAAADPMRCLSSFLPPPPKGRTVVVGAGKAAASMAAAVEAHWSTPLSGLVITRYGHGAATRHIEVVEAAHPVPDANGVEATARLLASLENLTSDDLVLCLLSGGGSALLVAPPPGVLLDDKQALIRALLLSGAPISEINCVRKHLSLVKGGRLRQAVGPARLLTLAISDVPGDDPQFIASGPTVADMTTRAQAEAILRRYDIVPTPAVASWLANPASEHSAGVAFAEGRFELVAAPGLSLEAAAKAASGLGYEPIILGDAIEGEARDVARAHAVLARCLSHGLQPGDRPLMLLSGGETTVTVVGRGRGGRNTEYLLALGLALDGEASIFALAADTDGIDGREDNAGAILRPTSLSEAAERGALGADYLADNDAYGFFDLSGDLLFTGPTLTNVNDFRAIAILPPARR from the coding sequence ATGTTCGACGCGGCCTTGGCCGCGGCTGATCCCATGCGGTGTCTATCCAGCTTTCTGCCGCCTCCGCCCAAGGGGCGTACTGTCGTGGTCGGGGCGGGGAAGGCCGCCGCGTCCATGGCCGCCGCGGTCGAAGCCCACTGGTCAACGCCCTTAAGTGGCTTGGTCATTACGCGGTATGGCCACGGCGCGGCGACACGACATATCGAGGTCGTGGAGGCGGCCCACCCGGTGCCGGACGCCAACGGCGTCGAGGCCACCGCCCGCCTCCTGGCCAGTCTTGAGAACCTGACGAGCGACGACCTCGTGCTGTGCTTGTTGTCCGGTGGCGGCTCGGCGCTGTTGGTCGCGCCACCGCCTGGGGTCTTGCTCGACGACAAGCAGGCGCTCATCAGGGCTCTGCTTCTGAGCGGGGCGCCAATCTCCGAGATCAACTGCGTTCGCAAGCATTTGTCCCTGGTGAAGGGGGGAAGGTTGCGCCAGGCGGTTGGCCCGGCGCGGTTACTAACCTTGGCGATCTCCGACGTGCCCGGAGACGATCCCCAGTTCATTGCTTCGGGGCCAACGGTGGCGGACATGACGACCCGCGCCCAGGCCGAGGCGATCTTGCGGCGCTATGACATCGTTCCAACACCGGCGGTGGCAAGCTGGCTGGCCAATCCCGCGAGCGAGCATTCGGCGGGTGTCGCGTTCGCCGAGGGGCGGTTCGAACTCGTCGCCGCGCCGGGTCTTTCACTCGAAGCCGCCGCCAAAGCGGCTAGCGGCCTTGGATATGAGCCAATCATCCTGGGAGACGCGATCGAGGGGGAGGCGCGCGATGTGGCCCGGGCGCACGCTGTTCTGGCGCGCTGTTTGAGCCATGGACTCCAGCCAGGGGACAGGCCTCTGATGTTGCTCTCAGGGGGCGAGACGACGGTGACGGTCGTGGGGCGGGGACGGGGCGGGCGCAACACCGAATATCTGCTCGCGCTCGGCCTGGCGCTGGATGGCGAGGCGAGCATTTTTGCCCTCGCGGCCGACACGGACGGGATCGATGGGCGCGAGGACAATGCTGGCGCGATCCTGCGTCCAACGAGCCTGAGCGAAGCCGCCGAAAGGGGGGCGCTAGGCGCGGACTATCTGGCGGACAACGACGCCTATGGCTTCTTTGATTTGAGCGGTGACCTGCTCTTCACCGGCCCCACGCTGACCAACGTCAATGACTTTCGAGCCATCGCCATCTTGCCGCCGGCGCGGCGATAG
- a CDS encoding SDR family NAD(P)-dependent oxidoreductase: MIHSGRVALVTGANKGIGLQIARQLGEAGVGVVIGARDPSRGAAAAEALAAEGLKVQSVALDVTDPANIEAVAKIIDAEHGKLDILVNNAGIVDGRDGPPSLAAADAARRVMETNFIGALSVTQAMLPLLRRSKAARIVNLSSSLGSLTLNGDPNSPYYSARLLGYNASKAALNMLTVQLAAELRDTPIVVNSVSPGYVKTDLTGGGGFMTPEEGARLPVAYALLGEDAASGRFVEPGGETPW; this comes from the coding sequence ATGATCCACTCAGGTCGCGTCGCGCTCGTCACCGGCGCCAACAAGGGCATCGGGCTCCAGATAGCCCGCCAACTCGGCGAGGCGGGCGTTGGGGTGGTCATCGGCGCTCGCGATCCAAGCCGCGGCGCCGCGGCCGCGGAGGCGCTCGCCGCGGAGGGACTGAAGGTCCAGTCCGTCGCGCTCGACGTCACCGATCCGGCGAACATCGAGGCGGTCGCCAAGATCATCGACGCCGAACATGGCAAGCTCGACATCCTGGTCAACAACGCCGGCATCGTCGATGGACGGGACGGCCCCCCGAGCCTGGCGGCGGCCGACGCGGCGCGCCGTGTCATGGAGACCAACTTCATCGGCGCTCTAAGCGTCACCCAGGCGATGCTGCCGCTGCTCCGCCGTTCGAAAGCCGCTCGGATCGTCAATCTATCGAGCTCCCTGGGCTCCTTGACGCTCAATGGCGATCCCAACTCGCCCTACTATTCGGCGCGACTGCTCGGCTACAACGCGTCCAAGGCGGCCCTGAACATGTTGACCGTCCAACTGGCCGCGGAGCTGCGAGACACCCCGATCGTCGTCAATTCCGTTAGTCCAGGCTACGTGAAGACCGACTTGACCGGCGGCGGCGGCTTCATGACGCCGGAGGAAGGCGCCCGCTTGCCGGTCGCGTACGCGCTGCTGGGCGAGGACGCGGCGTCGGGGCGGTTCGTGGAGCCCGGTGGCGAAACGCCCTGGTAA
- a CDS encoding nuclear transport factor 2 family protein — protein MTSAEHIRRLYDAVNAKDLATIAAFGCEESEWLDVPFDYLATGARAIIDPWAAWFGYFPDSYSDPVHITALGDTVVAQGLTKATHKGAFPSPAGRLDPTGRTIEVRFCDVYRLRGDKIIRADSYFDFYSLLRQIAPERLNGHTNAS, from the coding sequence ATGACCTCAGCCGAACATATCCGCCGGCTCTACGACGCGGTGAACGCCAAGGACCTGGCGACGATCGCGGCGTTTGGCTGCGAGGAAAGCGAGTGGCTTGATGTGCCCTTCGATTACCTCGCGACAGGCGCGCGCGCCATCATCGACCCCTGGGCGGCCTGGTTCGGTTACTTCCCGGACTCGTACAGCGATCCGGTCCACATCACCGCCCTGGGAGACACGGTGGTGGCCCAGGGTCTCACCAAGGCGACCCACAAGGGCGCTTTCCCATCTCCGGCCGGCCGCCTGGACCCCACCGGGCGGACCATCGAGGTGCGCTTTTGCGATGTCTATCGCCTCCGCGGCGACAAGATCATCCGCGCGGACAGCTATTTCGACTTCTACTCGCTGCTCCGGCAGATCGCTCCGGAGCGGCTGAACGGGCATACCAACGCATCCTAA
- a CDS encoding acyl-CoA thioesterase, translating to MTTRQASSRSDATSGAKPGSSILVIAVRPDDIDHIGHVNNAVYLRWTQDAVVHHWERIADPEAVARYLWVALKHEITYRRPAFLGDAILAHTHLQTAGGAKARFQTMIQRGQEVLAQVDSLWCCIDRDSRRAVRLPRLTLARFTALA from the coding sequence GTGACGACGAGGCAGGCGTCCTCGCGTTCGGACGCGACCTCGGGCGCCAAGCCTGGATCCAGCATCCTCGTCATCGCGGTCCGTCCCGACGACATCGATCACATCGGGCATGTCAACAACGCCGTCTATCTGCGATGGACCCAGGATGCGGTGGTCCATCATTGGGAACGGATCGCCGATCCCGAGGCGGTCGCCCGCTATCTCTGGGTGGCGCTCAAGCACGAGATCACCTATCGGCGCCCGGCCTTCCTGGGTGACGCGATCCTGGCCCACACCCATCTCCAGACCGCCGGCGGCGCCAAGGCCCGGTTTCAGACCATGATCCAGCGCGGCCAGGAAGTCCTGGCGCAGGTCGACAGCCTATGGTGCTGCATCGATCGAGACAGCCGACGCGCCGTCCGCTTGCCCAGGCTGACCCTGGCGCGGTTCACCGCCTTGGCGTGA